A segment of the Flavobacteriales bacterium genome:
CAACGCAAACACCAACACGATGGCTACCGAGATCAACAAAGAGAAACTGAAGGCCCTGCAACTCACCATGGACAAGCTGGAGAAGACCTTCGGCAAGGGCGCGGTGATGAAGCTCGGCGACGACGCGATCGAGCAAGTGGAAGTGATCCCGTCGGGCTCGCTTGGTCTTGATCTGGCGCTCGGCGTCGGTGGTTATCCGAAGGGGCGCGTGGTGGAGATCTATGGCCCGGAGAGCTCCGGCAAGACCACCCTGGCTATCCATGCCATTGCAGAAGCGCAGAAGAAAGGCGGCATCTGCGCGATCGTGGACGCAGAGCATGCCTTCGACCGGTTCTATGCCGAGAGCCTGGGCGTCGATACCGAGAACCTGCTGATCAGCCAGCCCGACAATGGCGAGCAGGCGCTGGAGATCGCCGACAACCTGATCCGCTCGGGCGCCATCGACCTGCTGGTGGTCGATAGCGTGGCCGCGCTCACACCGCGCGCTGAGATCGAGGGCGAGATGGGCGATAGCGCCGTGGGCATGCAGGCCCGCTTGATGAGCAAGGCTTTGCGCAAGCTCACGGGCACCATCAGCAAGACCGGTTGCTGCTGCATCTTCATCAACCAATTGCGCGAGAAGATCGGCGTGATGTTCGGCAACCCCGAGACCACCACCGGCGGGAATGCCCTGAAGTTCTACGCCAGCATCCGCCTCGACATCCGCCGCGTGACGCAGCTGAAGGAAGGCGAGAACGTGATCGGCAACCGCACGCGCGTGAAAGTGGTGAAGAACAAGGTGGCCCCGCCTTTCCGGAAGGCCGAGTTCGATATCATGTTCGGCAAGGGTGTGAGCAAGACCGGCGAGATCATCGATATGGCGGTGGAGTTGAACATCGTGAAGAAGAGCGGCAGCTGGTTCAGCTATGAGGACAACAAGCTGGGCCAGGGCCGGGATGCCGTGCGCCAATTGCTCGAGGACAACCCCGAGCTCAGCGCCGAACTGGAGCATCGCATCAAGGAAGCGGTGGCTAAGACCGAGCAGCCGGTCATGGCCTGATGGGTTGCCCCGCTACTTTTGAAGGCCCCGGATGGTGAAACCGGGGCCTTCGCTTTTCCATGAGAACCACATTCGTCACGGCCGCGCTCGTTCCAGCATTGGTGCTCCTGTCCTGTGGGCAGCAACCTGCCGGTGAAGGGGAGGCTGGACCACCGGAAGGCAGCTTGGCCTGGATTGAGCAGCGCATCATCGAAGAACCCAGCGACCCGGCTTCCTTCGCCCTGCGCGCGCGCTATTTCGAGAGCCTCGACAGCGTGCGGCTGGCCGAAGCCGATTGGAAACGTGCCATCGCGTTGGATAGCCTGACGGCTGAGTGGCGCATCGCGCTGGGCAGCCTCTACTTCTCGAAGCTGCGGGTGCTCGATGCGGAGAACACCCTCCGGCGCGCGGTGGCCGTTGAGCCGGGCAGCATCGAAGCACGGTCGAAGCTCAGCGAGGTCTTCCTGATGCAATCCCGCTTCACCGAGGCCATGGCCGAAGCGAATGCGGCGCTGCGGATCGATCCGCTGCAGGGCAGCACCTACAACCTGAAGGCCTGGATCCATCGCCTGGCGGGCGACACGAACCTGGCGATCAGCAGCTACCAGACAGCCATTGAGCGCGATCCCACGCTCTATGACAGCTACCTATCGCTGGGCGTGCTGCACGCCGCAAGGCACGATGACCTCGCACTGGCCTATTACGACAATGCGATCGCCTTGCGCCCCAGCAGCGTGGAGGCGCTCTATAACAAGGCGATGTATGCTCAGGAGCATGGCCGCGACAGCCTGGCTCTGGCGCTCTACGGGCTCATGAAGGGAATCGACCCAGACTACCCCGCGCCGTACTACAACACCGGTTATATCCTGCTTGAGCATCAACGGCGCATCACGGAGGCGCGGAACGAGTTCAGCAAGGCCATCGACAAGCTGCCCACCTACGTGCAAGCCTACTACAGCCGGGGCGTCACCTATGAGTTGGAAGGGGAACTCGACAGCGCTTACGCAGACTACAAGTTGGCCATTCGCTTGGACCCGCAGTACACTGACGCCGCATTGGGTTTGAATCGGCTGGCGGAGAAGGGCGTGAATGTCAAGCCCCGCTGAGCAGCGCCTGGCAATCAGGCTGCCGTGGGCCAAGCGCGCCAAATGGAGATGGCGCCCATGGCCACCACAAGCCCGAGCACGATCTTTCGGAAGCTCTCCTGCGGGATGCGCGCGAGCAATCGCTTGCCTATCCAGCTGCCGCCGAAACTCGCCACGGCCATGGCCGGCAGGTAGGCAAGCACCCCAGCGGACATGAAGCCCTGTGAGGCGTACACTACGCTACGGCTGAGGTCCACGCCCATGTCAATCCAAGCACTGGTGCTCACGAAGGCATTCTTGGAGAGGCCGAAAGCCGCCAGCGTGACCCCGCGCACGGCCCCTCCGGTACCGGCCAATCCAGCGATGGCGCCGCTCACTGCCCCGCCCCAAACAGCATTGCCCCTTGTGGCCTTCAGTTTCCATTGGCTGCGGATGAGCAGCAGTACGCCCATGCATACGAGCAGCGCACCAAGCAGCAAGGAGAGCATGCGTTCATCGAATCGCACTGTGAGCCGCGCGCCCACGATGACGCCGATGACGGCTGGGATGCCGAGCCAAAGGAGGAGCCAGCGTGAGACCCCTTCACGGAAAAGGATCATCTTGGCGCCGTTGCTGAACACATGGAAGAGGGCCGTGAGGCCCAAAGCCTGATCGAAGGGCAGGAAGAACCCCGCGAGCGGCATCACGAGCATGCTGGAACCGAAGCCGCCGATGGTGCCGAGCACTTCAGCCGCCAGCAGCAGCACGAAGAAGGCGATTGCTTCCGGAGCCACGCTCCGAACTTAACGGCTGGCCAATTGCTCCAGCTTCGACATGTTCTTGATCACGATCTCGCGCCCTTGCGTTGCGATCATGCCTTCATCCTTGAGGTCGGTGAGGCAGCGGATCAGTGATTCCGTTGCAGTGCCCACCACGCTGGCCAGGTCCTCACGGCTGATCTTCACGCCGAGTGCGCTGGTTTGCTTCTCCGCGTAGCGCGCATGGATGCGCAATAGGGCTTGGCCAACCCGCTGTCGCACGCTTGCATACGCGAGTTGCAGCAGGTGCTGTTCCTTCTCTTTCACGTCACGGGCCAGCATCTTGATGAAACGGATGCTCACATCGCGATCCTTGTACAACAAGGCGAGCAGGTCCTCGCGAGGCACCAGCGCAACCTCACAAGGCTCCATGGTCTCAGCAGCTTCCAGGGCGAAGCCTCCTTCGAGCAGGCCCATGTAGCCGATGAAATCGCCAGGGCCATGGAGGCCTGTGACGAATTCCTTTCCGTCGTTATTGATCTTGAAGGTGCGCACCTTGCCGGTGATGAGGTAGGGGACGTGGCGCAGCTCATCACCCTCGTGGAACAGCATCTCCTTGGCCGGCAGCTTGCGCGTCTTGCGGTCCTTGCTAAGCTCCTTCAAGGCTTCAAGTCCGCGCGCTTGGTCCAGGAACTTGTTCAAGCCGTCCACGCCACCGTCGAATCCTTTCCGGAAAAGCTCGGAGCGCTTCAGGCGACCTTCGATGGCGTTGAGCAATTCGCTTTCCTCGAAAGGCTTGGTGAGGTAGTCATCCGCACCCAGCTCCATGCCTTTGCGGATATCGACGCGCTCGGTCTTCGCGCTGAGGAAGATGAAGGGCAATTCAGCGGTTGCCGGGTCCTTGCCGAGCAGATGCAGTACGCTATAGCCATCGAGCTCGGGCATCATGATGTCGCATAGCACAAGGTCCGGCTTCTCCTTGCGCGCCATTTCGATTCCCCTTCGCCCGTTCTCCGCTTTCATCACCCGGTAATTCGCGAGCTCGAGGATCTCGGCGGTGTTGTCGCGCATATCGGCATCGTCTTCGATCAGGAGGATGGTTCGCATGGAAGGGGGGAATCGATGTTCAGTTGGAATTGGTCGGGGAATGCTCCGGCAGCTCCACGGTGAAGATGGTCTCGCCCGGCTTGCTGGTGAACGTGATGGTACCGCCGAGCAGTCCCAGGTAGCGCTTCACGATATTGAGCCCGAGGCCGGTGCCTTGGATGGTGGTCACGTTGCTGCCGCGGAAGAAGCGGTCGAAGAGGTGCTGCTGGTCCTCGGCAGGGATGCCCACGCCCTGATCGGTCACCGTGATGGTGAGACGGCCGTTCTCGATCGATGTGCGGAGGGTAACGGGCGTTCCAGCCGGGCTGTATTTCACCGCGTTGCTGACCAGATTGGTGACCACGTGACCGAGCATCTGCGCGTCCGTTGAGATCATGCGCTCCAGGCCATCGTGGTCGTAGTCGATGCGCTGTCCCGGCTTGGCCAGGCCCCGCAGTTCTTCGATCTGCTCAATGCACTGGTGCACAATATCGATCTCCGAGGTCTGCACCTGCACTACGCCCTGTTCGATGCGCTCGAGCGAGAGGAACTCGTTGAGCATGGCCGTGAGCTCCCGCACCTTCGAGCGGATGCGCTTGACGTGCTTGTCCACCTTCTCGTCCTCGCTGGCGTAGCGCGCGATCAGATCGATGCTGCCCATGATGGTGCTCAAGGGGGTGCGGAACTCGTGGCTCGCCATGCTCACGAAGCGGCCCTTCAGCGCATGCAGCTCACGCTCCTTCTCCAAAGCGCCCTTCAGCCCCTCTTGTGCAGCTTTCAGCTCACTGGTGCGCAGTTCCACTCGGTCCTCCAGCTCAACGTTGGTTCGCACCAGTTCATCTTCAGCCAGCCGTCGGAGGGTGATGTCCGAGACCAGTGCCATCACGTATCGCTTGCCATCCACCTCGAAGTGATTCAGGCTCACCTCCACCGGGAATACGCTTCCATCCTGCCGCATGCCTTTGAGTTCCATGCCCATGCCCATGCTGCGCTGCACCGGATTCTGATCGTATGCGGCCCGATGGACGGCATGCTTGGCGCGAAGGGAATCAGGCAGCAGTTCCTCGATGCCGCGACCTAACAGGTCGCTCTCCTGATACCCGAACATGCGCGCCAGGCTGGGGTTCTGCATCATGATGCGGCCGTCGGCATCCACCACCACGAGTCCCTCGGTGGCCGTCATGAAGAGCAGTTCACAGACCTTCGCCGTGTCCGATTCAGCGAACGTGCCACCAGAGCTTCGCAGCATGGTGGCAAGGTAGCCGTCGATCCCCTGGAATCTATTCATCGTGGCGGACCGGCGGGAGAGATACTGGCTGCTCCGGTACGCTCATCATACACCCGCCATTTGCTCATGGGCTTGGCGTACAGGTTCAGTGTCACGGCGCGGTCGGGGCCCGGGTTGATGAATCGATGGATGGAGCGGCCGTTGCTGAGCACATCGTCGGTGCCAGGCGCGAGGTGATGCTCGGTGAGCATTTTCAGGCCGCCTTCAGGAATGGTGGCGTAGCTCTCCTCCACCACCTCGCCCATCACCGGATGGATCCACGCGGTCTGGCTGTCGTAATCATGGATGCTGGTGCGCTGGCCCGGCTCGTAGCAGATCACGAGCAGCTCGAAATCATCGTTCCGGTGGATGCACGTTCTCGTGTAGTGCCGCGGGTTCCACCGGAAATACGGCTCCAGATCGCGTGTGGGCACTTCATAGCGCTGCAGGGTAGGGCCATAGGCATCCGGCTCGCGATGGCGTAGCAGCTCCTTCAGAAGCTCGTCGATGGATCGTATGGGAAATGGTGACATAGCCGCACGCGCCCAACAAGTCGGGCTCCTCGCATCGCGAAGCTACCGGGGGGGCGTAAGGCCGTTCCTGACAAGTGTCAGCCGGAAGCATGAAGCATGATAGCTTGGCGCCATGTTCAAAACGGAGGAGTTGGCCATGGCCGTGGAGCGGGAGGGCATCCGCCGCAAGCTCTCAGCCGGAGAGGTGCTCATGACCGTGGGCGATGCGATCACTCACATCCCCATCGTGGTGAGCGGCAGCCTGCGCATACTGGCGCAGAATGCGAAGGGCCAGGAGCGCTTCCTGTATCACATCATGCCCGGTGAGAGCTGCGCTATGAGCCTTAACTGCTGCAGCGGCATGCAGCCGAGCCCTGTGGTGGCCATCGTCGAGGAGGATGCCGAACTCATCATGATCCCGGCTCGGTGCATGGAGGAGTGGATGTCCTATCCTGAATGGCGCCGCTTCGTGGGCGACACCCAGAATCAGCGGTTCAATGAGCTTCTGGAGACCATCGAGGTGGTGGCCTTCACCAGGCTCGACGAGCAGCTCTGGACCTATCTGGTGAAGCGGGCCCAGGCCACCGGAGAGCATACGCTCAAGGTGACCCACCAAGAGGTGGCGCAGGAACTCAATTCCCCGCGCGAGGTGATCACCAGGCTCCTCCATCAGCTCGCACAACGCGGCAAGGTGACCTTGTCGCGCGGCGCGATCACCGTGGTGGATACCAAGGCCTGATCAAGCTTCCTCGCTTTTGCGCTTACTGCCGAAAGAGGTCGCCAGAAGGCCGCCCATGAGCGCACCGTACAAGGCGCTGTTCACCGGACTACTGGTGATGGCACAGCTCCCGGACGCGCAGCCCACCAGGCTATAGTACATGTAGCCCGCAGCAGCTCCCGCGATCGCAGCGCCCAGCGTGATCAACCAGGCACTCCTCATTTCGCCTTGCAGGTGCTGATCCCGAATGGCGCATACAATGGACAGAAGCGGATGAAGCTGGTGAGCAGGAAGACAGCAGCGAGCACGAGCATCACCAAGCCCAAGGTTCCGCCAACGGTGTCGGTGAAGTAGAGGATGGCCATCACGGCGGCGAGTATCACGCGCATCACGCGATCGGCAGTTCCCATGTTCGGTTTCATGTCAGTAGGTGTTGATTGGCCAAAGTTGCCTTCCCGCGCTGAAGCGGTGAGTGAGGATCATCACGCGATCAAGGATGGCATGTCGCAGCCTCGGCACCGATCAGGGGGCCGATGGGGCTCAGGTAGGGGATGCCGAGCTCCAATCCGCGCAGCACCAGCAGCAAGGCCACCATGCCAACCAGCACCGGCGATGCGCGCCGCAACGATTGACGCGCTCGTTGCCCGAGCATCGCGCTGCCCATGCGCAGGGCGAAGAGCATCGGCCATGTGCCCATGCCGAAGAGCAGCATGTACAGCGCGCCTTGGCCGACGGTGCCCATCACCGCCGATCCAATGGCCGCCGCATAGACCAGTCCGCAGGGGAGGAGGCCATTGAGCATGCCGGTGAGCACCAGTGCCTCCGGTGCGGTGCGCTTCAGGTTCCGCGCCAGCGAAGACCGCAGCCTGCTGATGAGCAGCGCCGCACGCGATGCGGGAAGCCAGCGTTCAAGCGCACCAGGCACCGCGATGCTTAAGAGCAGGATGATGCCGGCAATGATGGATGACGCCTGCTGCAGGCCCACGAGCCTCAATCCATGTCCGAAGAAGCCGAATGCAGCGCCGATGAGCGCATACGTGGCCACCCGACCACTGTTCAAGAGCACCGTGCTCGATAAGCGCGACCGCCAATCGGGCCTTGGGGAGGGCACCGCTAGGGCAATAGGGCCGCACATGCCCAAGCAATGCGCACTGCCGGCCACGCCAAGCAATAGAGCCGTGCCCAGCAATGGGTTCATTGCACGACCAGCTTCTCAGCGCTGTGATATGTGACGCCGTCGCACTGCCATTCCAACGACGCATCGTAACGGCCCGGCCAGAGGTCCAGTGGATCGGACACGAAAGCACCCGCTTCATTGGCCTTGAGGCTCAGCTTCCGGTCTGCGCGCGGATCGTTCGGCCTGAGCATTTGGAGCTCGCCCGTAATCGTTTTGCCGGCCAGCTCAGCAGGGAACTGGATGCGCAGGCGGCCCCTTTCCGGAATGAACTCCACGGGAGCGCTCAGAGCATGCGCCCGTCCTTGTGCATCGATGCGCTGCTGGAAGCGCAGCTCCTCGGCGTAGTACTCATCGGTCACCAGCGATTCAGTGCGGCGTGCGCTGGCGATCCCGAAAGCGGCCATCATCGCCGCGAAGGCGATCAGGCTGATGGCAAGTCCTTTTCCCCAGTTCATGTTCCAGGTGGTTTCATGGGTCCTAAAAAGGAGGTGGTCACTCTCTCCAGCAGCTCATCGCCGCTGAACACACCGACGACGACGCGGTTCTTCATCGCCGTCACGGCATCCTTCGGCAGGATCAGGAAGACCTCGCCGCTGGCGAGCTCACCGGGCTGCAGCACGATGGGCTTTCCCACGATCATCACCTCGCCGCCATCGACATTCAGCACCTCGAATCGCAAGGGCAATTCGCGCGGTGTCTTGTTGGCCACCTTCAGTGCGTACAGGTTGCTCACGCGTCCATCGGGGCGTTCCTGAAAGAGCATGCCCGGCGTGCGCAGGAAGGTAGTGCGTGTCTCGCTGCGCGTGGCGATGAGCGTGCCGAGCGCGCCCACGAGTATGAACAGCACCGCTGTGTATGCCTTCATCCGCAGGTTGAATGCGAGGGGCTTCTTCGCGGTGATCTCATCCTCGCTGGCATAGCGCACCAATCCCTTCGGCAGTCCAACGCTGTCCATGATGTGGTCGCACGCATCAATGCAGGCCGTGCAGTTCACGCATTCGAGCTGGGTGCCATTGCGGATGTCGATGCCAGTAGGGCATACATGCACGCAGGCCTTGCAATCGATGCAATCGCCCTTGCCCACGGCAGTGCGATCCTCGCCCTTGCGCCAGCCCGAGCGCTGCTCACCGCGCTTGTGGTCGTAGGCGATCACCACGCTCTTCCGGTCGAGCAGCACGCCCTGCAAGCGGCCGTATGGGCAGACGGTGGTACAGGCCTGCTCACGGAAGAAGGCGAAGTTCCCGTAGAAGGCACCGCTGAAGGCCAGCATGGCGATGAGCCCGGTGACATGCTCCGCTGGCGGCTCGGTGATGATGCGGATGAGCTCATCGCTGCCGATGAGGTAGGCCAGGAAGGTGTTGCCTATGATGAAACTGATGCTGAAGAAGGAGAGGTGCT
Coding sequences within it:
- the recA gene encoding recombinase RecA produces the protein MATEINKEKLKALQLTMDKLEKTFGKGAVMKLGDDAIEQVEVIPSGSLGLDLALGVGGYPKGRVVEIYGPESSGKTTLAIHAIAEAQKKGGICAIVDAEHAFDRFYAESLGVDTENLLISQPDNGEQALEIADNLIRSGAIDLLVVDSVAALTPRAEIEGEMGDSAVGMQARLMSKALRKLTGTISKTGCCCIFINQLREKIGVMFGNPETTTGGNALKFYASIRLDIRRVTQLKEGENVIGNRTRVKVVKNKVAPPFRKAEFDIMFGKGVSKTGEIIDMAVELNIVKKSGSWFSYEDNKLGQGRDAVRQLLEDNPELSAELEHRIKEAVAKTEQPVMA
- a CDS encoding tetratricopeptide repeat protein; translated protein: MRTTFVTAALVPALVLLSCGQQPAGEGEAGPPEGSLAWIEQRIIEEPSDPASFALRARYFESLDSVRLAEADWKRAIALDSLTAEWRIALGSLYFSKLRVLDAENTLRRAVAVEPGSIEARSKLSEVFLMQSRFTEAMAEANAALRIDPLQGSTYNLKAWIHRLAGDTNLAISSYQTAIERDPTLYDSYLSLGVLHAARHDDLALAYYDNAIALRPSSVEALYNKAMYAQEHGRDSLALALYGLMKGIDPDYPAPYYNTGYILLEHQRRITEARNEFSKAIDKLPTYVQAYYSRGVTYELEGELDSAYADYKLAIRLDPQYTDAALGLNRLAEKGVNVKPR
- a CDS encoding sulfite exporter TauE/SafE family protein — encoded protein: MAPEAIAFFVLLLAAEVLGTIGGFGSSMLVMPLAGFFLPFDQALGLTALFHVFSNGAKMILFREGVSRWLLLWLGIPAVIGVIVGARLTVRFDERMLSLLLGALLVCMGVLLLIRSQWKLKATRGNAVWGGAVSGAIAGLAGTGGAVRGVTLAAFGLSKNAFVSTSAWIDMGVDLSRSVVYASQGFMSAGVLAYLPAMAVASFGGSWIGKRLLARIPQESFRKIVLGLVVAMGAISIWRAWPTAA
- a CDS encoding response regulator, producing the protein MRTILLIEDDADMRDNTAEILELANYRVMKAENGRRGIEMARKEKPDLVLCDIMMPELDGYSVLHLLGKDPATAELPFIFLSAKTERVDIRKGMELGADDYLTKPFEESELLNAIEGRLKRSELFRKGFDGGVDGLNKFLDQARGLEALKELSKDRKTRKLPAKEMLFHEGDELRHVPYLITGKVRTFKINNDGKEFVTGLHGPGDFIGYMGLLEGGFALEAAETMEPCEVALVPREDLLALLYKDRDVSIRFIKMLARDVKEKEQHLLQLAYASVRQRVGQALLRIHARYAEKQTSALGVKISREDLASVVGTATESLIRCLTDLKDEGMIATQGREIVIKNMSKLEQLASR
- a CDS encoding PAS domain S-box protein; translation: MLRSSGGTFAESDTAKVCELLFMTATEGLVVVDADGRIMMQNPSLARMFGYQESDLLGRGIEELLPDSLRAKHAVHRAAYDQNPVQRSMGMGMELKGMRQDGSVFPVEVSLNHFEVDGKRYVMALVSDITLRRLAEDELVRTNVELEDRVELRTSELKAAQEGLKGALEKERELHALKGRFVSMASHEFRTPLSTIMGSIDLIARYASEDEKVDKHVKRIRSKVRELTAMLNEFLSLERIEQGVVQVQTSEIDIVHQCIEQIEELRGLAKPGQRIDYDHDGLERMISTDAQMLGHVVTNLVSNAVKYSPAGTPVTLRTSIENGRLTITVTDQGVGIPAEDQQHLFDRFFRGSNVTTIQGTGLGLNIVKRYLGLLGGTITFTSKPGETIFTVELPEHSPTNSN
- a CDS encoding cysteine dioxygenase family protein; protein product: MSPFPIRSIDELLKELLRHREPDAYGPTLQRYEVPTRDLEPYFRWNPRHYTRTCIHRNDDFELLVICYEPGQRTSIHDYDSQTAWIHPVMGEVVEESYATIPEGGLKMLTEHHLAPGTDDVLSNGRSIHRFINPGPDRAVTLNLYAKPMSKWRVYDERTGAASISPAGPPR
- a CDS encoding Crp/Fnr family transcriptional regulator, which gives rise to MFKTEELAMAVEREGIRRKLSAGEVLMTVGDAITHIPIVVSGSLRILAQNAKGQERFLYHIMPGESCAMSLNCCSGMQPSPVVAIVEEDAELIMIPARCMEEWMSYPEWRRFVGDTQNQRFNELLETIEVVAFTRLDEQLWTYLVKRAQATGEHTLKVTHQEVAQELNSPREVITRLLHQLAQRGKVTLSRGAITVVDTKA
- a CDS encoding DUF2892 domain-containing protein, whose product is MKPNMGTADRVMRVILAAVMAILYFTDTVGGTLGLVMLVLAAVFLLTSFIRFCPLYAPFGISTCKAK
- a CDS encoding sulfite exporter TauE/SafE family protein, whose amino-acid sequence is MNPLLGTALLLGVAGSAHCLGMCGPIALAVPSPRPDWRSRLSSTVLLNSGRVATYALIGAAFGFFGHGLRLVGLQQASSIIAGIILLLSIAVPGALERWLPASRAALLISRLRSSLARNLKRTAPEALVLTGMLNGLLPCGLVYAAAIGSAVMGTVGQGALYMLLFGMGTWPMLFALRMGSAMLGQRARQSLRRASPVLVGMVALLLVLRGLELGIPYLSPIGPLIGAEAATCHP
- a CDS encoding FixH family protein — translated: MNWGKGLAISLIAFAAMMAAFGIASARRTESLVTDEYYAEELRFQQRIDAQGRAHALSAPVEFIPERGRLRIQFPAELAGKTITGELQMLRPNDPRADRKLSLKANEAGAFVSDPLDLWPGRYDASLEWQCDGVTYHSAEKLVVQ
- the ccoG gene encoding cytochrome c oxidase accessory protein CcoG; protein product: MAQQPAHAARDARAEASRDESFRDSISTVDKRGRRIWVYPKKPSGKWTTRRQWFAYSLLALLFAGPFLRIGGEPLLMINLIERRFVFFGQTFWPQDFLIFVVGLLAFIVFVALFTVAFGRLFCGWACPQTVFMEQVFRRIEYWIEGDWKHQQLLNKAPMSADKLGKKTLKHLSFFSISFIIGNTFLAYLIGSDELIRIITEPPAEHVTGLIAMLAFSGAFYGNFAFFREQACTTVCPYGRLQGVLLDRKSVVIAYDHKRGEQRSGWRKGEDRTAVGKGDCIDCKACVHVCPTGIDIRNGTQLECVNCTACIDACDHIMDSVGLPKGLVRYASEDEITAKKPLAFNLRMKAYTAVLFILVGALGTLIATRSETRTTFLRTPGMLFQERPDGRVSNLYALKVANKTPRELPLRFEVLNVDGGEVMIVGKPIVLQPGELASGEVFLILPKDAVTAMKNRVVVGVFSGDELLERVTTSFLGPMKPPGT